A section of the Schistosoma haematobium chromosome ZW, whole genome shotgun sequence genome encodes:
- the CDK9_3 gene encoding P-TEFb-associated cyclin-dependent protein kinase Cdk9, variant 2 (EggNog:ENOG410V559~COG:D), translating into MALLQDDSYRVELLSDLQADYTKFFTMAERELEGISKTKPVDQYVRLQKIGQGTFGEVFKVRHKSTKQHFALKRIRMEQEKEGFPITALREIRILQSLNHENIVCLKEICHSPPNAGNGFKPQFYLVFEFCDHDLAGLSQQIDFTEPVKKAIMKQLLTGVFYLHLNNVLHRDLKAANILIDKNGILKIADFGLARTTVASLRPDRPTRYTGRVVTLWYRPPEILLNDRHYGKPVDMWGAGCIMAELWTKYPIMQGDNEISQLNLIINLCGSITPEIWPGVERLETFREARLPQDIKRHVREKLTPKISSLAAVDLIDQLLVLDPSKRLDAEQALSHDYFYEDPPVGDLRSFSKSGTSYLEFLSSNNARGRMLQGANRPGIVRGPVVGPGQQMNYLSGPGIMHPNRRPPIPDDNSYYERVF; encoded by the exons ATGGCTCTGCTTCAAGATGACAGTTATCGAGTggagttgctgtcagatcttcAAGCAGACTACACAAAGTTTTTCACAATGGCAGAGAGAGAGCTGGAAGGGATATCAAAGACCAAGCCAGTCGATCAATACGTGCGACTACAGAAAATCGGGCAGGGTACGTTTGGGGAGGTTTTTAAGGTGCGGCATAAATCAACAAAACAGCATTTTGCACTGAAACGAATTCGGATGGAACAAGAAAAAGAAGGA TTTCCTATTACTGCGTTACGAGAAATACGCATATTACAATCCCTCAATCATGAAAATATTGTGTGTCTAAAGGAAATATGCCATAGTCCAC CAAATGCTGGTAATGGATTCAAACCACAATTCTATCTTGTTTTTGAGTTTTGTGATCATGATCTTGCTGGTTTAAGTCAGCAGATTGATTTCACTGAACCAGTCAAAAAAGCAATAATGAAACAACTACTTACTGGCGTTTTCTACTTGCATCT AAACAATGTCCTCCATCGGGATTTAAAAGCTGCGAACATTTTGATTGATAAAAACGGCATTCTTAAAATAGCAGATTTTGGTCTGGCTCGAACAACTGTTGCCTCTCTTCGTCCTGATCGCCCAACACGTTATACTGGACGAGTTGTTACTTTGTGGTATCGACCTCCTGAAATTCTCCTAAATGACCGTCATTATGGAAAGCCTGTAGATATGTGGGGTGCTGGTTGTATTATGGCCGAATTATGGACAAAGTATCCTATTATGCAG GGGGACAACGAAATTAGTCAGTTGAACCTTATCATTAATCTCTGCGGATCTATAACACCTGAAATATGGCCAGGTGTAGAACGTTTGGAAACATTTAGAGAAGCTCGTCTACCTCAGGACATTAAACGACATGTTCGAGAGAAATTGACCCCCAAAATTTCTTCGCTTGCTGCTGTAGATCTCATTGACCAATTACTTGTCTTAGATCCCAGCAAACGTCTTGATGCTGAGCAGGCGCTTTCACAtgactacttttatgaagaTCCTCCAGTAGGTGACTTGCGATCTTTTTCCAAATCCGGGACATCTTATCTGGAATTCTTGTCGTCAAATAACGCTCGTGGTCGTATGTTACAAGGAGCAAATCGTCCAGGAATTGTACGTGGTCCAGTTGTCGGGCCTGGGCAGCAAATGAATTATCTTAGTGGGCCTGGCATCATGCATCCTAATCGTCGTCCACCTATACCAGATGACAATTCGTATTATGAGCGTGTTTTTTAG
- a CDS encoding hypothetical protein (EggNog:ENOG410V5YB~COG:I~SECRETED:SignalP(1-23)), whose amino-acid sequence MNTCILWMMVFVVLQVSAPYSRTVLTFVLKIQILVLVDSCFEFQMFFNCKYAALALPIRAFTSASDPPCSSMMLPKYIKVSTSSKSSQSIVTGLEHAVLYWRIFLFPLYILRPTAATLVVFSCICCCNCDRRARSSAKSRSSSRILAVRCISCFFLDLDVLMIQLITRRKRKGESKQPCLTPVFTSIESVNCPPRTILQLNQS is encoded by the coding sequence ATGAACacctgtatcttgtggatgatggttttcgtagttctccaagtttccgccccatacagtagaactgtcttgacatttgtattgaaaatccagatcttggtgttagttgacagttgctttgagttccagatgttcttcaattgtaaatatgctgctcttgctttaccgatccgcgctttcacatctgcatcagacccaccgtgttcatcaatgatgctgcccaaatatataaaggtttctacatcttccaaatcttctcagtcaattgtgactggattggagcatgctgtgttgtattggagaatctttCTTTTCCCTTTgtatatattgagacctactgctgctacattggtcgtcttctcctgcatttgttgttgcaatTGCGATAGGagagctagatcatctgcgaagtctagatcgtccagccgCATCTTAGCTGTCCGTTGTATCTCGTGCTTTTTCCTAGATCTTGACGTCTTAATGATCCAGTTGAtaaccaggagaaagagaaagggtgagagtaagcaaccttgcctgacaccggtctttacctcgatcgagtctgtcaattgtcctccacgcacaattttgcagttgaatcaatcatag
- the CDK9_3 gene encoding P-TEFb-associated cyclin-dependent protein kinase Cdk9 (EggNog:ENOG410V559~COG:D) gives MKQLLTGVFYLHLNNVLHRDLKAANILIDKNGILKIADFGLARTTVASLRPDRPTRYTGRVVTLWYRPPEILLNDRHYGKPVDMWGAGCIMAELWTKYPIMQVT, from the exons ATGAAACAACTACTTACTGGCGTTTTCTACTTGCATCT AAACAATGTCCTCCATCGGGATTTAAAAGCTGCGAACATTTTGATTGATAAAAACGGCATTCTTAAAATAGCAGATTTTGGTCTGGCTCGAACAACTGTTGCCTCTCTTCGTCCTGATCGCCCAACACGTTATACTGGACGAGTTGTTACTTTGTGGTATCGACCTCCTGAAATTCTCCTAAATGACCGTCATTATGGAAAGCCTGTAGATATGTGGGGTGCTGGTTGTATTATGGCCGAATTATGGACAAAGTATCCTATTATGCAGGTAACTTGA